A DNA window from Arachis duranensis cultivar V14167 chromosome 3, aradu.V14167.gnm2.J7QH, whole genome shotgun sequence contains the following coding sequences:
- the LOC107478725 gene encoding protein CASP: MEVAPLQGGSERGNKANSPISVVSAFWKDFDLEKEKSILDEQGLRIAENQENSQKNRRKLAESTRDFKKAPTEEKLGLFNTLLKGYQEEVDNLTKRAKFGENAFLNIYQKIYEAPDPYPSIASVAEQDLKLSELESENRKMKVELEEFRTEATHLKNQQATIRRLEERNRQLEQQMEEKVKEIVEIKQRSLAEENQKTLEVLKEREQLLQDQLQSAKESVSNMQKIHELAQNQLFELRAQSEEERAAKQSEVNLLMDEVDRAQTMLFSLEREKGVLRSQLQTANENTEMKTRDNLDSNSALENSLIAKEKLISELNMELHNIETTLSKEREEHMNDIKKFTAMLNEKEATLEAMKRDLQARPTEKMVDDLRKKVKILQAVGYNSIEAEDWEVATSGEEMSKMESLLLDKNRKMEHELTQLKVKLSEKSSSLETAQEKIKEFTEKMNEQQKLIQKLEDDISKGYSSNPKYHKGTFLDDWDLSEAGRGEVSESSDQRHVSVDQDQNSMLKVICNQRDRFRARLRETEEEIRQLKEKIGALTVELEKTKADNVKLYGKIRYVHDYNTEKVVSRGSKKYAEDLESGFTSDVESKYRKIYEDDINPFAAFSKRERDQRYKELGFRDRITLSSGRFLLGNKYARTFAFFYTIGLHVLVFTCLYRMSALSYLSHGSEESLIGDKNIDLPRGH, from the exons ATGGAGGTTGCACCTCTGCAAGGTGGATCTGAGAGAGGAAATAAAGCCAACTCTCCAATCTCCGTCGTCTCCGCCTTCTGGAAAG ATTTTGACTTGGAAAAGGAGAAATCGATTTTGGATGAACAAGGGCTTCGTATTGCTGAAAACCAGGAAAACAGTCAGAAAAATAGGCGTAAGCTTGCGGAAAGCACTAGAG ATTTTAAGAAAGCTCCAACTGAGGAGAAATTGGGTTTGTTTAATACATTGCTTAAGGGCTACCAAGAAGAGGTTGATAATCTTACAAAGAGAGCAAAGTTTGGAGAAAATGCTTTCCTTAACATCTATCAAAAGATCTATGAAGCTCCTGATCCTTACCCATCTATTGCATCAGTTGCT GAGCAAGATCTCAAACTGTCTGAGCTAGAATCTGAGAACCGAAAAATGAAAGTTGAGCTTGAGGAATTCAGAACAGAGGCAACTCACTTGAAGAATCAGCAGGCCACAATACGAAGGCTTGAAGAGCGAAATCGGCAATTGGAGCAGCAG AtggaagagaaagtaaaagaAATTGTGGAGATCAAGCAACGGAGTCTAGCGGAAGAGAACCAGAAAACATTAGAAGTTTTAAAAGAAAG GGAACAGTTATTGCAAGATCAGCTGCAGAGTGCTAAAGAAAGTGTTTCCAATATGCAGAAAATACATGAACTTGCCCAAAATCAGTTGTTTGAACTCCGTGCTCAATCTG agGAAGAGAGGGCAGCTAAGCAATCAGAGGTTAATCTCCTCATGGATGAGGTTGACCGAGCACAAACAATGCTTTTtagtttagagagagagaag GGGGTTCTCCGATCCCAGTTACaaacagcaaatgaaaataCAGAAATGAAGACTAG AGATAATTTGGACTCAAATAGTGCACTTGAAAACTCTCTAATTGCCAAAGAGAAGTTAATATCTGAATTGAACATGGAGCTACACAATATTGAAACAACCTTGTCAAAAGAACGAGAAGAGCACATGAATGACATAAAGAAATTTACTGCAATGCTCAACGAAAAG GAAGCTACTCTGGAGGCAATGAAGAGAGATCTTCAGGCAAGGCCAACAGAAAAGATGGTTGATGATTTGCGTAAGAAAGTGAAGATTTTGCAG GCAGTGGGTTATAATTCAATTGAGGCTGAAGACTGGGAAGTGGCAACCAGTGGGGAGGAGATGAGCAAGATGGAATCTCTTCTTCTTGATAAGAACCGTAAAATGGAACATGAGCTAACACAGTTGAAG GTCAAACTTTCAGAGAAATCATCTTCACTAGAGACGGCACAAGAGAAGATAAAAGAATTTACGGAAAAGATGAATGAACAACAAAAACTGATACAGAAGTTGGAAGATGATATTTCTAAG GGTTATAGTTCCAATCCAAAATATCATAAAGGAACTTTCCTCGATGATTGGGATCTATCAGAGGCTGGACGGGGGGAGGTGTCTGAG AGTTCAGATCAAAGACATGTATCCGTAGACCAAGATCAGAACTCAATGCTTAAAGTGATCTGTAATCAAAGAGATCGATTTAGGGCACGCTTACGAGAGACAGAAGAG GAAATAAGGCAGTTGAAGGAGAAGATTGGGGCATTAACGGTGGAGCTGGAAAAGACGAAAGCAGATAATGTCAAATTATATGGGAAGATTCGTTATGTTCATGATTACAATACTGAGAAAGTGGTTTCCAGGGGTTCTAAGAAG TATGCAGAAGACCTTGAAAGTGGTTTCACTTCAGATGTTGAATCTAAATACAGGAAGATATACGAGGATGATATAAATCCCTTTGCTGCATTCTCAAAAAGA GAAAGGGATCAAAGATACAAGGAGCTGGGATTCAGGGACAGAATTACACTCAGCAGTGGACGCTTTCTTCTTGGTAACAA GTATGCCCGGACTTTTGCATTCTTTTACACCATTGGATTGCATGTATTAGTCTTCACCTGTCTTTATCGAATGTCAGCTTTGAGCTATCTAAG CCATGGCTCAGAGGAATCCCTGATTGGAGACAAAAACATTGATCTTCCACGTGGACACTAA